A portion of the Caenorhabditis elegans chromosome III genome contains these proteins:
- the rars-1 gene encoding putative arginine--tRNA ligase, cytoplasmic (Confirmed by transcript evidence), with protein sequence MSANKELQQGYSDYSAASDQAALLNRLITAMQKGELTDELLEHIPELGDAKKLNDKLKYRKSILEKSIAEQAAKNKKNGVKATSTSSPSSSTSAPAEKKAKKDGKTCV encoded by the exons ATGTCAGCCAATAAAGAGCTGCAACAAGGATACTCTGACTACTCAGCAGCG TCCGACCAAGCTGCGCTTCTGAATCGTCTCATAACTGCCATGCAAAAGGGAGAGCTTACTGACGAACTTTTGGAACATATTCCGGAACTCGGCGATGCCAAGAAATTGAACGATAAGCTCAAATACCGGAAGTCGATTCTCGAGAAGAGCATTGCCGAACAGGCAGCcaagaacaagaaaaatggtGTGAAAGCAACATCAACTAGTTCTCCATCTTCTTCTACCTCTGCTCCAGCCGAGAAGAAGGCCAAAAAAGACGGCAAAACGTGCGTGTAA
- the F26F4.12 gene encoding ANK_REP_REGION domain-containing protein (Confirmed by transcript evidence), translating to MTDQHMADQDINDFEAQANAEDGVNLGFTKELIDEIRDKKESNPGMFVSAWQDDTEGLEEKNMEDPIEKWLTAAEDGELELVKVLLEETPNLLNSRDADGYTALHRASYNNHSPIVDHLLLSGANKESKTNEGWTPLLSASNWANFEVVGRLLSHGSDVNALSNGNLTALHLAVNSRSEEPENVYMTVRYLLQAPGIDAGVIAGNGDTPLMMARRTSEQLYNAIRDFMERP from the exons ATGACAGATCAACACATGGCTGATCAAGATATCAACGATTTTGAAGCTCAGGCAAATGCGGAAGATGGTGTCAATCTGGGATTCACT AAAGAGTTGATCGATGAGATTCGGGATAAAAAAGAGAGCAATCCGGGAATGTTTGTATCGGCATGGCAAGATGATACAGAAGGACTTGAGGAGAAAAATATGGAAGATCCGATTGAAAAGTGGCTGACTGCTGCTGAAGATGGTGAGCTCGAATTGGTCAAGGTTCTATTGGAGGAGACACCGAATTTGCTGAAT tctCGAGATGCCGATGGATACACAGCTCTTCATCGTGCTTCATACAACAATCATTCACCAATAGTAGATCACCTTCTGTTATCTGGAGCCAATAAAGAGTCAAAAACGAATGAAGGATGGACTCCATTACTTTCAGCCAGTAATTGGGCGAATTTTGAAGTAGTTGGGCGTCTTTTGAGTCATGGATCCGATGTCAATGCTCTCTCCAATGGAAATTTGACAGCTCTTCACTTGGCAGTGAATAGTCGAAGTGAAGAACCAGAAAATGTGTACATGACTGTCAGATACCTCTTACAAGCTCCAG GAATCGACGCTGGAGTCATAGCTGGTAACGGAGATACCCCCTTGATGATGGCTCGGCGAACTTCTGAACAACTCTACAATGCAATTCGCGATTTTATGGAACGACCTTAA
- the cee-1 gene encoding Get4 family protein (Product from WormBase gene class cee;~Confirmed by transcript evidence) — protein sequence MDATTLSRLSEFEKEKKFYDALQFYRTKVTRSFRLKNANEVAIPLVKHALEFFFREKQYQCAIDITTQYAECLSKNNVDLGEEAFNILADSVSKFANFAEIENEAGNSEPEQLLNTARCKCVDLAIQWTKQKATTPIEKKYGSAAFHTVLAKKLVAVDHVELAKNHFLLSDDFKSFANFLHQEYESFKQKESEPEVIIVEAVFQSLCLDRFPFAVSLFTEYVAPAKYPFTKPLLNFQHILFDVIETENQPQYSELTSSYQTELKRSLAFIGYLTRIGKLYFGIRDNQCMSGGLGGLFSGLLGGQKEEETATSHITSRTPARQKPAAMSQPSPFGPFGALAGAPAPAPVPKKIQKVEMEEDLD from the exons ATGGACGCCACAACTCTTTCGAGATTGTCAGAgtttgaaaaagagaaaaagttttatgatGCTCTTCAATTCTACCGGACCAAGGTCACACGCAGTTTCcgattgaaaaatgcaaatgaaGTGGCTATTCCACTCGTTAAACACGCACTGGAATTCTTCTTCAGAG aaaaacaatatCAATGCGCCATCGATATCACCACACAATATGCCGAGTGTCTCTCGAAAAATAACGTTGATCTTGGAGAAGAAGCCTTCAATATTCTTGCTGATAGCGTCTCAAAGTTCGCTAATTTTGCAGAGATTGAGAACGAGGCTGGAAATTCAGAACCCGAACAGTTGTTGAACACTGCACGTTGTAAATGTGTTGACTTGGCCATTCAATG GACAAAGCAAAAAGCAACCACTCCGATTGAGAAGAAATACGGTTCCGCAGCCTTTCATACTGTTCTCGCCAAAAAGCTAGTTGCCGTCGATCATGTGgaacttgccaaaaatcatTTCTTGCTTTCCGATGACTTTAAATCATTCGCCAATTTCCTTCACCAAGAATATGAAAGCTTTAAACAAAAAGAGTCTGAACCAGAAGTCATTATTGTTGAAGCCGTTTTTCAGTCACTCTGTCTCGATCGTTTCCCATTTGCCGTATCTCTTTTCACTGAATACGTGGCTCCTGCCAAGTATCCGTTCACAAAGCCATTGCTCAATTTCCAGCACATATTATTTGACGTTATTGAGACGGAAAAC CAACCTCAATATTCGGAGCTCACCTCTAGCTATCAAACAGAATTGAAAAGGTCCCTCGCATTCATTGGATATCTCACGAGAATTGGGAAGCTCTATTTCGGAATTCGTGATAATCAATGCATGAGCGGCGGTCTGGGTGGACTTTTTTCAG GACTTCTTGGTGGTCAAAAAGAGGAAGAAACTGCAACTTCTCATATCACTTCTCGGACTCCAGCTCGTCAAAAGCCAGCTGCCATGTCTCAACCTTCTCCATTCGGTCCATTTGGCGCTCTTGCTGGTGCACCGGCTCCAGCTCCAGTTccaaagaaaattcaaaaagttgaaatggaAGAGGATCTCGATTAA
- the F26F4.9 gene encoding DUF3149 domain-containing protein (Confirmed by transcript evidence), translated as MGTLQDLRTSTWAFLEVYGWMTVFVVILIYILFKKYIYDLMVAREEERRLIEQKK; from the exons ATGGGTACTCTTCAAG ATCTTCGAACAAGCACCTGGGCGTTTCTTGAAGTTTACGGATGGATGACAGTTTTTGTTGTGATCTTAATATACATTCTTTTCAAGAAGTATATTTATGACTTAATGGTAGCGAGAGAAGAAGAACGAAGGCTTATCGAGCAGAAAAA ATAG
- the rars-1 gene encoding putative arginine--tRNA ligase, cytoplasmic (Confirmed by transcript evidence), which produces MSANKELQQGYSDYSAASDQAALLNRLITAMQKGELTDELLEHIPELGDAKKLNDKLKYRKSILEKSIAEQAAKNKKNGVKATSTSSPSSSTSAPAEKKAKKDGKTGGAPPKQAKKVDYVTVEDYGSSIFGRLQSLFKKAIEDAFPGLDVPLLLAETPNPQFGDYQCNSAMPIAAKLKANKINKRPGDVAKEIQAKLPTKIDFVEKIDVMPAGFINIFLNTDYLRRQISLLASEGVKLPKLTRKRVLVDFSSPNIAKEMHVGHLRSTIIGDSICRLFEAVGFDVLRVNHIGDWGTQFGMLIAHLYDRFPDFLKKLPDISDLQAFYKESKKRFDEDEQFKKRAYEYVVKLQSHDGDIVKAWNTICDVSKKYNQIVYNYLDIKIKDVGESFYQDKMIELVKWVKTNKPDMLREEDGRQIMFPTGCDIPLTVVKSDGGFTYDTSDLAALKYRMLEEKCDWNIYVVDSGQSLHLETVYAAGRDFGWYDESIQRVEHVAFGLVLGDDKKKFKTRSGETVRLLDLLSEGVKRATEKLIEKGRETAMSEEQLVAARDAVAFGCVKYADLSHTRTQDYVFSFDRMLEDRGNTAVYLLYAYTRIQSIFEKDEVKNVDLVKYIASTPTLPLDHPGEFKLAKQLLKLSDCVLLVLDSLMLHQMCDYVYQLATLFHDFYNECYVIENKEGGIKTICPYASSRFV; this is translated from the exons ATGTCAGCCAATAAAGAGCTGCAACAAGGATACTCTGACTACTCAGCAGCG TCCGACCAAGCTGCGCTTCTGAATCGTCTCATAACTGCCATGCAAAAGGGAGAGCTTACTGACGAACTTTTGGAACATATTCCGGAACTCGGCGATGCCAAGAAATTGAACGATAAGCTCAAATACCGGAAGTCGATTCTCGAGAAGAGCATTGCCGAACAGGCAGCcaagaacaagaaaaatggtGTGAAAGCAACATCAACTAGTTCTCCATCTTCTTCTACCTCTGCTCCAGCCGAGAAGAAGGCCAAAAAAGACGGCAAAAC AGGCGGTGCTCCACCAAAACAAGCTAAAAAAGTCGACTATGTGACAGTTGAGGATTACGGTAGCAGTATTTTCGGACGCCTTCAATCACTTTTTAAGAAAGCGATTGAAGATGCATTCCCTGGACTTGATGTTCCCCTGCTCCTCGCTGAAACTCCAAACCCGCAATTCGGAGACTACCAGTGTAATTCTGCGATGCCTATCGCGGCT AAGCTCAAAGCCAACAAGATCAATAAAAGACCTGGAGATGTCGCAAAGGAGATTCAAGCAAAACTGCCCACTAAAATTGATTTCGTTGAAAAGATTGATGTAATGCCAGCTGGatttatcaatattttcctGAACACCGATTACCTACGTCGTCAAATTTCCCTTCTAGCATCAGAAGGAGTGAAACTTCCAAAGCTTACCAGGAAACGGGTTCTCGTTGACTTCTCCTCTCCAAATATTGCCAAAGAAATGCACGTAGGACACTTGAGGTCTACGATCATCGGAGATTCGATTTGTCGTCTTTTCGAAGCTGTTGGATTTGAT GTTCTTCGAGTGAATCATATTGGTGATTGGGGAACACAATTCGGAATGCTCATCGCACATCTCTACGATCGATTcccagattttttgaagaagctTCCCGATATTTCGGATCTTCAAGCTTTCTACAAAGAGTCAAAGAAGCGATTCGATGAGGATGAACAATTCAAGAAACGCGCATACGAGTATGTTGTGAAGCTGCAAAGTCATGATGGAGATATTGTGAAAGCATGGAATACCATTTGcgatgtttctaaaaaat ATAACCAAATTGTCTACAATTATTTGGACATCAAAATCAAGGATGTTGGAGAATCATTCTATCAGGACAAAATGATTGAACTTGTCAAATGGGTTAAGACAAACA AACCAGACATGCTCCGGGAAGAAGATGGTCGCCAGATTATGTTCCCAACAGGATGTGATATTCCTTTGACTGTTGTCAAATCTGACGGTGGATTCACATATGATACTTCTGATTTGGCTGCTCTCAAGTACAGAATGCTCGAAGAGAAGTGTGATTGGAATATCTACGTTGTTGATTCTGGACAAAGTCTTCATTTGGAAACTGTCTATGCTGCCGGAAGAGATTTTGGATG gTACGATGAGTCTATTCAACGTGTGGAGCACGTTGCTTTCGGTCTTGTGCTCGGAGACGataagaaaaagttcaaaacgaGAAGTGGTGAAACTGTACGCTTGTTGGATTTATTGTCGGAAGGAGTAAAACGagcaactgaaaaattgatcgaAAAGGGAAGAGAAACAGCTATGAGTGAAGAACAATTAGTTGCTGCTCGCGATGCTGTAGCTTTCGGATGCGTGAAATATGCTGATTTATCTCATACTCGTACACAG gaTTACGTTTTCTCCTTCGACCGAATGCTTGAAGATCGAGGCAACACTGCGGTTTACTTGCTTTATGCATACACTCgaattcaatcaattttcgaaaaagacgaagttaaaaatgttgatttgGTCAAATACATTGCGAGTACACCAACACTCCCATTGGATCATCCAGGAGAGTTTAAACTCGCCAAACAATTGTTGAAGCTCTCGGATTGTGTTCTTCTTGTTTTGGACAGTCTTATGCTTCATCAAATGTGCGACTACGTATATCAGTTGGCCACTCTGTTCCACGACTTCTACAACGAGTGTTACGTTATTGAAAATAAGGAAGGAGGTAT aaaaaccattTGTCCATATGCATCGTCTCGCTTTGTGTGA
- the rars-1 gene encoding putative arginine--tRNA ligase, cytoplasmic (Confirmed by transcript evidence), which translates to MSANKELQQGYSDYSAASDQAALLNRLITAMQKGELTDELLEHIPELGDAKKLNDKLKYRKSILEKSIAEQAAKNKKNGVKATSTSSPSSSTSAPAEKKAKKDGKTGGAPPKQAKKVDYVTVEDYGSSIFGRLQSLFKKAIEDAFPGLDVPLLLAETPNPQFGDYQCNSAMPIAAKLKANKINKRPGDVAKEIQAKLPTKIDFVEKIDVMPAGFINIFLNTDYLRRQISLLASEGVKLPKLTRKRVLVDFSSPNIAKEMHVGHLRSTIIGDSICRLFEAVGFDVLRVNHIGDWGTQFGMLIAHLYDRFPDFLKKLPDISDLQAFYKESKKRFDEDEQFKKRAYEYVVKLQSHDGDIVKAWNTICDVSKKYNQIVYNYLDIKIKDVGESFYQDKMIELVKWVKTNKPDMLREEDGRQIMFPTGCDIPLTVVKSDGGFTYDTSDLAALKYRMLEEKCDWNIYVVDSGQSLHLETVYAAGRDFGWYDESIQRVEHVAFGLVLGDDKKKFKTRSGETVRLLDLLSEGVKRATEKLIEKGRETAMSEEQLVAARDAVAFGCVKYADLSHTRTQDYVFSFDRMLEDRGNTAVYLLYAYTRIQSIFEKDEVKNVDLVKYIASTPTLPLDHPGEFKLAKQLLKLSDCVLLVLDSLMLHQMCDYVYQLATLFHDFYNECYVIENKEGEKPFVHMHRLALCDVTRKVMSTCFKILGLREVNKM; encoded by the exons ATGTCAGCCAATAAAGAGCTGCAACAAGGATACTCTGACTACTCAGCAGCG TCCGACCAAGCTGCGCTTCTGAATCGTCTCATAACTGCCATGCAAAAGGGAGAGCTTACTGACGAACTTTTGGAACATATTCCGGAACTCGGCGATGCCAAGAAATTGAACGATAAGCTCAAATACCGGAAGTCGATTCTCGAGAAGAGCATTGCCGAACAGGCAGCcaagaacaagaaaaatggtGTGAAAGCAACATCAACTAGTTCTCCATCTTCTTCTACCTCTGCTCCAGCCGAGAAGAAGGCCAAAAAAGACGGCAAAAC AGGCGGTGCTCCACCAAAACAAGCTAAAAAAGTCGACTATGTGACAGTTGAGGATTACGGTAGCAGTATTTTCGGACGCCTTCAATCACTTTTTAAGAAAGCGATTGAAGATGCATTCCCTGGACTTGATGTTCCCCTGCTCCTCGCTGAAACTCCAAACCCGCAATTCGGAGACTACCAGTGTAATTCTGCGATGCCTATCGCGGCT AAGCTCAAAGCCAACAAGATCAATAAAAGACCTGGAGATGTCGCAAAGGAGATTCAAGCAAAACTGCCCACTAAAATTGATTTCGTTGAAAAGATTGATGTAATGCCAGCTGGatttatcaatattttcctGAACACCGATTACCTACGTCGTCAAATTTCCCTTCTAGCATCAGAAGGAGTGAAACTTCCAAAGCTTACCAGGAAACGGGTTCTCGTTGACTTCTCCTCTCCAAATATTGCCAAAGAAATGCACGTAGGACACTTGAGGTCTACGATCATCGGAGATTCGATTTGTCGTCTTTTCGAAGCTGTTGGATTTGAT GTTCTTCGAGTGAATCATATTGGTGATTGGGGAACACAATTCGGAATGCTCATCGCACATCTCTACGATCGATTcccagattttttgaagaagctTCCCGATATTTCGGATCTTCAAGCTTTCTACAAAGAGTCAAAGAAGCGATTCGATGAGGATGAACAATTCAAGAAACGCGCATACGAGTATGTTGTGAAGCTGCAAAGTCATGATGGAGATATTGTGAAAGCATGGAATACCATTTGcgatgtttctaaaaaat ATAACCAAATTGTCTACAATTATTTGGACATCAAAATCAAGGATGTTGGAGAATCATTCTATCAGGACAAAATGATTGAACTTGTCAAATGGGTTAAGACAAACA AACCAGACATGCTCCGGGAAGAAGATGGTCGCCAGATTATGTTCCCAACAGGATGTGATATTCCTTTGACTGTTGTCAAATCTGACGGTGGATTCACATATGATACTTCTGATTTGGCTGCTCTCAAGTACAGAATGCTCGAAGAGAAGTGTGATTGGAATATCTACGTTGTTGATTCTGGACAAAGTCTTCATTTGGAAACTGTCTATGCTGCCGGAAGAGATTTTGGATG gTACGATGAGTCTATTCAACGTGTGGAGCACGTTGCTTTCGGTCTTGTGCTCGGAGACGataagaaaaagttcaaaacgaGAAGTGGTGAAACTGTACGCTTGTTGGATTTATTGTCGGAAGGAGTAAAACGagcaactgaaaaattgatcgaAAAGGGAAGAGAAACAGCTATGAGTGAAGAACAATTAGTTGCTGCTCGCGATGCTGTAGCTTTCGGATGCGTGAAATATGCTGATTTATCTCATACTCGTACACAG gaTTACGTTTTCTCCTTCGACCGAATGCTTGAAGATCGAGGCAACACTGCGGTTTACTTGCTTTATGCATACACTCgaattcaatcaattttcgaaaaagacgaagttaaaaatgttgatttgGTCAAATACATTGCGAGTACACCAACACTCCCATTGGATCATCCAGGAGAGTTTAAACTCGCCAAACAATTGTTGAAGCTCTCGGATTGTGTTCTTCTTGTTTTGGACAGTCTTATGCTTCATCAAATGTGCGACTACGTATATCAGTTGGCCACTCTGTTCCACGACTTCTACAACGAGTGTTACGTTATTGAAAATAAGGAAGGAG aaaaaccattTGTCCATATGCATCGTCTCGCTTTGTGTGATGTTACCCGAAAAGTCATGTCAACATGCTTCAAGATTCTCGGACTTCGCGAAGTCAACAAGATGTGA
- the F26F4.9 gene encoding Glutaredoxin domain-containing protein (Confirmed by transcript evidence) — translation MGTLQDLRTSTWAFLEVYGWMTVFVVILIYILFKKYIYDLMVAREEERRLIEQKKFDRQVQDREADKMRLARQKQQREHDEKEKIETSKREEKLKEEAEKRQREYEEQEKTCNVLGHSSSTSSVLKTSIINKNEKAIKIVENIPDSAPIVVFGESNCPEFRKVCQLVSTYRLDISKFQVFEHDKQSDWPGEEVLKVMENRFKTKKSPYVFVCGEFIGGLEGIRNYDRTHGLDKVK, via the exons ATGGGTACTCTTCAAG ATCTTCGAACAAGCACCTGGGCGTTTCTTGAAGTTTACGGATGGATGACAGTTTTTGTTGTGATCTTAATATACATTCTTTTCAAGAAGTATATTTATGACTTAATGGTAGCGAGAGAAGAAGAACGAAGGCTTATCGAGCAGAAAAAGTTCG ATAGACAAGTTCAAGACAGAGAAGCCGATAAGATGCGATTGGCAAGACAGAAACAACAACGAGAGCACGAcgagaaagagaaaattgaaacatcaaaACGTGAAGAGAAACTGAAAGAAGAAGCCGAAAAAAGGCAACGAGAATATGAAGAACAAGAAAAG acttgtaACGTACTTGGCCACTCGTCATCAACATCGTCTGTATTAAAAACAtcaattatcaataaaaacgAGAAAGCCATCAAAATTGTGGAGAATATTCCGGACTCAGCGCCAATTGTGGTTTTTGGAGAAAGCAACTGTCCAGAGTTTAG aaaagtttGTCAATTGGTGTCAACATATCGACTCGATAtctcgaaatttcaagtttttgagcaTGATAAGCAGTCAGATTGGCCTGGTGAAGAAGTATTGAAAGTgatggaaaatcgatttaaaaccaaaaaatccccATAT GTATTCGTGTGCGGAGAGTTTATTGGAGGCCTCGAAGGTATACGAAACTACGATAGAACACATGGTCTGGATAAagtcaaataa
- the rom-1 gene encoding Rhomboid-related protein 1 (Confirmed by transcript evidence) — MFSSEGKFRKTYRHQFNQLRTGDETEIPMSTLASRIETRKIPLTNGQIHAIKEAPDELVDIDGFQKIVTSKAAQRSTIKRIMYDMADPIMSDSQKIEVHSYIDSYSWCPPPIFMLLITIIQVGIFFFYWESDGGRSIWTDCAGCFVHHNHTAPGIFIFAPKLRGEAWRFTSYMFLHAGLNHLLGNVIIQLLVGIPLEVAHKIWRIGPIYLLAVTSGSLLQYAIDPNSLLVGASAGVYALIFAHVANVILNWHEMPLRWIRVLVLFVFIFLDFGGAIHRRFYTNDCDSVSHLAHIAGAVTGLFFGYVVLYNVVEHRIEKIIRYVCLFLYSAFFATTIIFVIVRQPYSKNLWNNENCS; from the exons ATGTTTAGTAGCGAaggaaaattccgaaaaaccTACCGTCATCAGTTTAATCAACTACGGACAGGAGATGAGACAGAGATTCCAATGTCAACACTTGCGTCTCGAAttgaaacacgaaaaattcCATTGACAAACGGGCAGATTCATGCAATTAAGGAAGCTCCAGATGAGTTGGTCGATATTGatggatttcagaaaatc GTGACTTCAAAAGCTGCACAACGATCAACAATCAAGCGTATCATGTATGACATGGCAGATCCTATAATGAGCGACAGTCAGAAGATCGAAGTTCACTCCTATATTGACTCATATTCATGGTGCCCACCGCCGATTTTTATGCTTTTGATCACCATCATCCAG GttggaattttctttttctactgGGAATCCGACGGTGGTAGAAGCATCTGGACAGATTGTGCTGGTTGTTTCGTGCACCATAATCATACAGCTCCGGGAATCTtcatttttgcgccaaaattgAGAGGCGAAGCGTGGAGATTCACATCCTATATGTTCTTGCATGCTGG ACTGAACCATCTTCTCGGAAACGTCATCATCCAACTATTAGTCGGGATTCCATTGGAAGTTGCTCATAAAATCTGGAGGATCGGTCCAATTTATCTGTTGGCAGTGACTTCTGGTTCTCTTCTACAGTATGCTATTGACCCGAATTCGCTTCTAGTTGGTGCTTCCGCAGGAGTTTATGCTCTCATTTTCGCACATGTAGCAAATGTTATTCTG AATTGGCATGAAATGCCACTACGATGGATCCGAGTCCTGGTGCTCTTCGTGTTCATCTTTCTGGATTTCGGTGGAGCCATTCATCGTCGATTCTATACAAATGACTGTGATTCTGTGTCACATCTTGCCCATATTGCTGGAGCAGTCACTGGATTATTCTTTGGATATGTAGTACTTTATAATGTAGTAGAACATcgaattgagaaaataattcGATATGTTTGCCTATTTCTATACTCTGCATTTTTTGCAACCACTATTATTTTTGTGATTGTTCGTCAGccatattccaaaaatttgtggaaCAACGAAAATTGCTCATAG
- the rpb-8 gene encoding putative DNA-directed RNA polymerases I, II, and III subunit RPABC3 (Confirmed by transcript evidence) has translation MAGIIFDDMFKVKSVDPDGKKFDRVSRYFCDAESFKMELIIDINSQIYPLKQNDKVRLVLATTLREDGLADEGEYDPKAEYPRIKQYEYVMYGKVYRLEDDDTGTDGGKLAAYASFGGLLMRLKGEAINLHGFEVDMNLYLLMKKTDF, from the exons atggcTGGAATTATTTTCGACGATATGTTCAAAGTGAAAAGCGTGGATCCAGACGGCAAAAAATTCGACAGAGTTTCTCGATACTTCTGCGATGCTGAGTCTTTCAA aatggAGCTTATCATTGATATCAACTCGCAGATCTATCCACTGAAGCAGAACGACAAAGTTCGTCTTGTTCTGGCCACTACACTCCGAGAAGACGGACTTGCCGATGAAGGAGAATATGATccaaaa GCAGAATACCCAAGAATCAAACAGTATGAATATGTGATGTACGGAAAAGTTTACCGCTTGGAAGACGATGATACTGGAACTGACGGCGGAAAGCTCGCTGCTTATGCTTCGTTTGGCGGTCTACTGATGCGTTTGAAGGGCGAGGCTATCAATTTGCATGGTTTCGAGGTCGACATGAATCTGTACCTTCTCATGAAGAAGACTGACTTCTAA
- the F26F4.2 gene encoding PDZ domain-containing protein (Partially confirmed by transcript evidence), which translates to MADANATICYLNGLSLHTINEVEKILLALPKKGDRCEVQVTKPLNGTIGRSTGDVIASKSMQIHDEPRPLSLSPPLQKSEKSSKSKKLSEYSCMSSTKEQMETVEIRNGSNASAAKKLQCKVLTDQVRVSPIVSCNGVILELDVEVTIPDREEKKKLKLEIECPDFVPARIKIGNKWKKIV; encoded by the exons ATGGCGGATGCAAATGCAACGATCTGTTATTTGAATGGTCTTTCTCTTCATACCATCAATGAAGTCGAGAAG ATTTTGCTCGCTTTGCCAAAGAAAGGGGACCGCTGTGAAGTGCAAGTGACCAAACCGTTGAATGGAACCATCGGACGTAGTACTGGGGATGTCATTGCTTCAAAG AGCATGCAGATCCATGATGAGCCAAGACCATTGTCTCTGTCACCGCCTCTGCAGAAATCTGAGAAATCTTCGAAGAGCAAGAAACTTTCCGAGTACAGTTGCATGAGTTCGACTAAGGAACAAATGGAGACTGTG gaaattcgCAACGGTTCCAATGCTTCTGCGGCAAAGAAACTCCAATGCAAGGTCTTGACTGATCAAGTTCGTGTCTCGCCAATCGTCTCGTGCAACGGAGTGATTTTGGAGTTGGATGTTGAAGTCACAATTCCTGATCgtgaggagaagaagaaattgaagttgGAGATCGAGTGCCCCGATTTTGTGCCAGCTCGCATCAAAATTGGCAACAAATggaagaaaattgtttga